In the genome of Acidobacteriota bacterium, one region contains:
- the lolA gene encoding outer membrane lipoprotein chaperone LolA, translating into MTPQSIYGPIPKRLRPVLLAFALLSSSFIAMAGANTKPVLGSQSPDLNPLIDGLQRKYSRMQGLAADFIQIYSGADGRIIRETGQLLLKRPRKARWEYTSPERKLFVSDGKNVFFHVYGEKNATQSPIKETADPQIPFLFLLGRGNLRRDFSRIEVATGEPAIGSGNQVLRLFPKRAPEEFKQLIVEVSTASFEVRRMVIFERSGARMDFLLSNVRENYIAADSLFGFTPPPGVTVKRAD; encoded by the coding sequence ATGACACCTCAATCAATCTACGGCCCGATTCCCAAGCGTCTCCGACCCGTGCTGCTCGCATTCGCGTTGCTGTCTTCTTCATTCATAGCAATGGCCGGTGCAAACACAAAGCCGGTCCTTGGAAGTCAATCACCAGATTTGAACCCGTTGATTGATGGCCTTCAGCGCAAGTACTCGCGCATGCAAGGGCTCGCGGCGGATTTCATTCAGATCTACTCCGGCGCCGACGGCCGGATCATTCGCGAGACAGGTCAGCTCCTGCTGAAGCGGCCAAGAAAGGCCCGGTGGGAATACACGTCGCCGGAACGCAAGCTGTTCGTGTCTGACGGCAAGAACGTATTCTTTCACGTCTACGGAGAAAAGAATGCGACGCAGTCACCGATCAAAGAGACCGCCGACCCTCAGATTCCTTTTCTTTTTCTGCTTGGCAGAGGAAACCTGCGGCGCGACTTCTCGCGCATAGAGGTCGCCACAGGCGAGCCGGCAATCGGCTCTGGTAACCAGGTGCTACGCTTGTTTCCTAAGCGCGCCCCCGAAGAGTTCAAACAACTAATCGTCGAGGTCTCGACGGCTTCGTTTGAGGTAAGGCGAATGGTGATCTTTGAGCGCAGCGGAGCGAGGATGGATTTTCTTTTGTCGAACGTCCGAGAGAACTACATCGCAGCCGACAGTCTGTTCGGGTTCACCCCGCCTCCAGGGGTAACCGTAAAGCGAGCGGATTAG
- a CDS encoding ABC transporter ATP-binding protein yields MSEPAKQTSEAVIEMIGLTKDYEAGFLKKRKARALDHLTLEVRRGEIFGFLGPNGAGKTTTLKLLMSLIYPTEGTARILGRPIDNVATRSRIGYLPENPYFYDYLSGRELLEYTAALFGLPDGAARVRGKQLLELVGLDSDGANRQLRKYSKGMLQRIGIAQALVNDPEIVFMDEPMSGLDPIGRREVRDLLLSLRAQGKTVFFSSHILSDVEALCDRAAILSRGKLVRCGTVHELTAIEEAALEIVAIGIEPAALGRFPQIVSSLQSATATPNGVHLVLGDEREIDNTLALIHECGGKLVSINPRRASLEDVFADTEQ; encoded by the coding sequence ATGAGCGAACCTGCAAAACAGACTTCCGAAGCAGTAATCGAGATGATCGGACTGACGAAGGACTACGAGGCCGGCTTTCTCAAGAAGAGAAAAGCGCGAGCCCTCGACCACCTGACCCTCGAAGTGCGGAGGGGCGAGATATTCGGATTTCTAGGTCCAAATGGAGCGGGCAAGACCACCACGCTCAAGCTGCTGATGAGCCTTATTTATCCGACGGAGGGCACCGCCCGAATACTCGGGCGTCCAATTGACAACGTGGCAACCCGTTCGCGAATCGGCTACCTGCCTGAGAACCCTTACTTCTACGACTACCTTTCCGGCCGGGAGCTTCTGGAGTATACCGCAGCGCTTTTCGGTCTTCCCGATGGGGCGGCGCGTGTGAGAGGAAAACAGTTGCTCGAGCTTGTGGGGCTTGATTCCGACGGCGCCAACCGCCAGCTTCGGAAATACTCGAAGGGCATGCTTCAACGAATCGGAATTGCGCAAGCTCTGGTCAATGATCCGGAAATCGTTTTTATGGATGAACCGATGTCCGGCTTGGACCCGATAGGAAGGCGCGAAGTTCGAGACTTGCTGCTATCGCTCCGCGCCCAGGGCAAGACGGTTTTCTTCTCATCTCACATCCTTTCGGATGTCGAAGCGCTGTGTGATCGCGCTGCGATTCTGAGCCGAGGCAAGCTCGTTCGGTGCGGCACGGTGCATGAACTTACGGCCATTGAGGAGGCAGCCCTGGAAATCGTAGCAATCGGCATCGAGCCTGCTGCGCTTGGCCGGTTCCCACAAATCGTCTCCTCGTTGCAATCTGCGACCGCGACGCCCAACGGCGTTCACCTTGTGCTGGGCGACGAACGCGAGATCGACAATACGCTTGCTCTCATACATGAGTGCGGAGGCAAGCTAGTTTCGATCAATCCCAGGCGAGCCTCGCTCGAGGACGTTTTTGCAGACACCGAACAGTAG
- a CDS encoding DUF721 domain-containing protein: MTDLLMLVPQMLRQAADSDEMREQAVFAAWLVAVGGPIRKVTSPIRLERKTLIVAVPDATWRTQLIRMHGQALFKLNSLLGAPLVTTIEFVVNPSLIVSEPEAPNEVKFTAPEKMALPLREQADRIPDQEIRETFLRAAGKCLERTTK; this comes from the coding sequence TTGACCGATCTGTTGATGCTGGTTCCGCAGATGCTCCGCCAAGCCGCGGACTCCGACGAGATGCGCGAGCAGGCGGTATTCGCGGCATGGCTCGTAGCCGTTGGCGGTCCGATCCGCAAGGTCACGTCGCCCATCCGGCTCGAACGGAAAACGTTGATCGTGGCGGTGCCCGACGCGACATGGCGCACCCAGTTGATCAGAATGCACGGACAGGCTCTGTTCAAACTGAACTCATTGCTTGGCGCGCCGCTGGTAACAACGATTGAGTTCGTCGTCAACCCCAGCCTTATCGTTTCTGAACCCGAAGCCCCCAACGAAGTCAAGTTCACCGCCCCCGAAAAGATGGCACTGCCGTTGCGGGAACAGGCTGACCGGATACCTGACCAGGAGATCCGTGAAACATTTCTACGCGCCGCGGGAAAATGCCTCGAGAGAACAACGAAATGA
- a CDS encoding Uma2 family endonuclease, which yields MKQGLQEKDHYSIEEYLALERSSELRHEYISGDMVAMAGATREHNLITGNIAQRLRNQLEGIQCETYSNDMRVRTTPADYTYPDVVVVCDEPQFEDAELDTLLNPTVVIEVLSKTSEARDRGEKFSDYRGVKSVKEIVFVSQHRIRVEHYVRQSNDEWTLHDISDPGEVIVLSSIGCTLSLAEIYERVEFPPPRRLRDVKRKSQGEGE from the coding sequence ATGAAACAAGGACTGCAGGAGAAAGATCATTACTCTATCGAAGAGTACCTGGCTCTCGAGCGAAGCTCTGAACTTAGGCACGAGTACATCTCGGGCGACATGGTGGCGATGGCTGGCGCTACTCGCGAACACAATCTAATAACGGGGAATATAGCTCAGAGGCTCAGGAATCAACTCGAAGGCATACAGTGCGAGACCTACTCAAACGATATGCGCGTGAGGACAACGCCAGCGGATTACACTTATCCTGATGTGGTGGTTGTGTGTGACGAACCGCAGTTTGAAGACGCGGAGCTTGATACGCTGTTAAATCCCACGGTCGTCATTGAAGTACTATCCAAGACTTCTGAAGCGCGCGACCGGGGTGAAAAGTTCTCGGATTATCGCGGCGTTAAGAGCGTCAAGGAAATTGTCTTTGTTAGTCAGCATAGAATACGAGTCGAGCATTATGTAAGACAATCGAATGACGAATGGACTTTGCACGATATAAGCGATCCTGGCGAAGTGATAGTACTTAGTTCAATCGGATGCACATTGAGCTTGGCTGAGATTTACGAGCGAGTAGAATTCCCGCCTCCAAGGCGGCTTAGGGATGTGAAAAGAAAGTCTCAAGGTGAAGGGGAATAG
- a CDS encoding multiheme c-type cytochrome, producing MTKNKWVVKGYGDFHHDAANISYLDLPYISELLKKDGYDKRVDEYPFMQRLVSANLQPQDDQHRAPVPYVVREIVLKRGAPGQKLKIGIVGFTEGKPVTQTQKEEVYAGYRITDPFEAAKKILPELKQKSDFIVALAYMDAASAQRLATENSEIDTVIGARQTSSMDEPQHFNRATITYSYNQTKYLGELRVYVKGDRSAENQVNRYVALDSNIPDDPSAVEVVTAAHTEFTNEQSQSAQATAGSPKPALLNATGSPYVGVETCAGCHEKENQIWVGTRHAHAMATLEKKSQQFDNECIACHVVGFQRGGFQSLYTTPQFANVQCEECHGPGQEHASNPAKGYGFVATPVGCMQCHKEPNDPDFDFAVYWPKIKH from the coding sequence ATGACAAAAAACAAGTGGGTAGTCAAGGGATACGGCGATTTTCATCACGACGCTGCTAACATCAGCTACCTTGACCTGCCTTACATATCCGAGCTTCTAAAGAAAGACGGCTATGACAAGCGAGTTGACGAGTATCCATTCATGCAGCGACTGGTGTCAGCTAACCTCCAGCCGCAGGATGATCAGCATCGCGCTCCCGTTCCCTATGTTGTTCGTGAGATTGTGCTGAAGCGCGGCGCTCCCGGGCAGAAGTTGAAAATCGGGATAGTCGGATTTACGGAAGGCAAGCCTGTGACTCAGACGCAAAAGGAGGAAGTCTACGCCGGCTACCGCATAACCGATCCGTTTGAAGCCGCCAAAAAGATCTTGCCCGAGCTAAAGCAGAAGTCTGACTTTATTGTAGCGCTCGCCTATATGGACGCAGCGTCTGCTCAACGTCTGGCCACCGAAAATTCCGAGATTGATACGGTTATTGGAGCGCGGCAGACCAGTTCAATGGATGAACCCCAGCACTTCAATCGCGCCACGATCACTTACTCTTATAACCAGACCAAGTATCTGGGCGAGCTGCGCGTTTATGTCAAAGGCGACCGGAGCGCAGAGAATCAGGTTAACCGGTACGTGGCGCTTGATTCCAACATTCCCGACGACCCCTCAGCCGTAGAGGTCGTCACCGCGGCTCATACCGAGTTCACCAACGAACAAAGCCAGAGCGCACAAGCGACCGCCGGTTCGCCAAAGCCCGCTTTGCTGAACGCAACAGGGTCGCCCTACGTTGGAGTCGAGACGTGTGCCGGTTGTCACGAAAAAGAGAATCAGATATGGGTGGGCACCAGGCATGCTCACGCGATGGCCACGCTCGAGAAAAAGAGCCAACAATTCGACAACGAATGCATCGCGTGTCACGTGGTCGGCTTCCAACGGGGAGGCTTCCAATCGCTGTACACCACGCCTCAGTTCGCTAATGTGCAGTGCGAGGAATGTCACGGCCCCGGCCAAGAGCACGCAAGCAACCCGGCTAAAGGATATGGCTTCGTGGCGACCCCCGTGGGCTGCATGCAGTGTCACAAGGAACCGAACGATCCGGACTTCGACTTCGCCGTCTACTGGCCGAAAATAAAACACTGA
- a CDS encoding nucleoside triphosphate pyrophosphatase, which translates to MPGREPRIILASASPRRADLLKQIGVEFELAPSQIGERPHPDETPADYITRIARAKVIAAARTREAGLVIGADTVVVLDGRLMGKPQDEASAATMLEQLSGRWHAVMTGVALYDIETRREVADYDKTLVKFAQLTDREIEWYVSTGEPMDKAGAYGIQGLGGLFVDEIAGNYYNVVGLPIPLVYRLARRLGYSFVE; encoded by the coding sequence ATGCCGGGGAGAGAGCCCAGAATCATTCTTGCTTCCGCGTCCCCACGACGCGCCGATTTGCTCAAGCAAATCGGGGTCGAGTTTGAGCTTGCACCCAGCCAAATCGGGGAGCGCCCTCATCCTGATGAGACGCCAGCCGATTATATCACACGCATTGCAAGGGCTAAAGTTATTGCCGCGGCGCGCACGCGTGAAGCCGGACTGGTCATCGGCGCGGATACGGTGGTTGTGCTGGACGGCCGCCTGATGGGCAAACCTCAGGATGAGGCGAGCGCCGCAACCATGTTAGAGCAGTTGTCAGGAAGGTGGCACGCCGTGATGACCGGCGTCGCGCTCTACGACATCGAAACCCGGCGCGAGGTTGCGGACTATGATAAGACTCTGGTCAAATTCGCCCAGCTCACCGACAGAGAGATTGAATGGTATGTAAGCACCGGAGAGCCGATGGATAAGGCTGGCGCTTATGGGATTCAGGGGCTTGGCGGTCTGTTTGTCGATGAGATCGCGGGCAATTACTACAACGTTGTTGGGTTGCCCATTCCGCTCGTGTATCGCCTGGCGCGGCGGCTCGGATATTCGTTTGTGGAGTAG
- a CDS encoding SDR family oxidoreductase — translation MSNIEGKTSVVTGATRGIGLAIARALLERGGRVFICARSREEVEHSVAALKSDYGDNIKGVACDVRDYDSVRSLFREVLASFGTLDILINNAGVGSHSYVEQMPVEEWSATIETNLSGVFYCCHEALPSMKERGGYIINIGSLAGKNAFPGAAAYCASKFGLIGFSEALMQEVRHDHIRVSYVMPGSVNTRFGRGGEQDPSTTWKLAPEDVANVVINLVESDPRALASRVELRPSEPKK, via the coding sequence ATGAGCAACATCGAAGGCAAAACATCAGTTGTGACCGGAGCAACTCGCGGAATCGGGCTGGCGATCGCGCGCGCTTTGCTGGAGCGCGGCGGACGGGTCTTCATTTGCGCTCGAAGCAGGGAAGAGGTCGAGCACAGCGTCGCGGCTCTCAAATCGGACTATGGTGACAACATCAAGGGCGTAGCGTGCGATGTTCGCGACTACGATAGCGTCCGCTCACTGTTCCGCGAAGTCCTGGCTTCGTTCGGCACGCTCGACATCCTGATCAACAATGCCGGTGTAGGCTCGCACAGCTACGTGGAGCAGATGCCGGTAGAAGAATGGAGCGCCACAATCGAGACGAATCTGTCGGGAGTTTTCTATTGCTGCCACGAAGCCCTCCCCTCGATGAAGGAACGCGGCGGCTACATCATCAACATCGGGAGTCTCGCGGGTAAGAATGCATTCCCCGGCGCGGCGGCCTACTGCGCGTCGAAGTTCGGACTGATAGGCTTCTCCGAAGCTCTGATGCAAGAAGTGCGGCACGACCACATCCGAGTGAGCTATGTGATGCCCGGCTCTGTGAATACGCGCTTCGGCCGCGGCGGTGAGCAGGACCCGTCAACGACTTGGAAACTCGCGCCGGAGGATGTGGCCAACGTCGTCATCAATCTAGTTGAAAGCGATCCGCGAGCGTTGGCGAGCCGAGTCGAACTAAGGCCATCCGAGCCGAAGAAGTAG
- a CDS encoding cytochrome c biogenesis protein ResB yields the protein MATTETELAAATEAPPAAAPAVKVSTKKSDSVLDKVLRLLSSVKFGIVMLSILLSCCMLGMLVMQVNVDGFDKYFANLKPAQKTVYGALGFFDIYRSRYFTLLLALTGLNIILASIDRFPAAWQYIRKPKRTASPKFIAAQMFSTEEVSYEPPARIAERVRAIWWKQSWQRAVIIQMWILLVLGLASGVEIVLRIAKLPGFISAYYLFLAWLGYLGLVVYLWLKKKKGTGWVHITDENGRLTVFAQRNTWNRLGAYVVHVALLTIFTGGFLTSRYGMGGPMEIKPGKTSKQFAMSEISLDGARTTPAVLPFEIECTDLQQKLIRPEGGLEASNTIDWLSSIRIIDQERNVRKDMVVHMNNVGDYRGYRFFQSQFQPLGNARQITLRFQPVDGTEAQSVTIPRDGSVDVKGVGRVSYVEFLPDFVLGSDGPTTRSTDYNNPAVLLAITMPDGSARRAFAFYHDDAAQVLAAAMAKQLGQAEADRATIVSGNKVSLKDFEKVSSAHTLTIQYDPGRTPVYIGFTLLIMALCGVFFFSHQRAWAVIEPNGGGSKIYFGGNTNRNRPAFEGRFNSLVQSVTGGSRDE from the coding sequence ATGGCAACAACTGAAACCGAACTAGCCGCGGCAACGGAAGCTCCGCCTGCGGCCGCGCCGGCCGTCAAGGTCAGCACCAAGAAGAGCGATTCCGTGCTCGACAAGGTGCTTCGCTTGCTCAGCTCCGTGAAATTCGGCATCGTGATGTTGAGCATTCTGCTTTCGTGTTGCATGCTCGGAATGCTCGTGATGCAGGTCAACGTCGACGGGTTCGATAAGTATTTCGCGAACCTCAAACCGGCGCAGAAGACGGTCTACGGCGCGCTCGGCTTCTTTGATATATATCGCTCGCGATACTTCACTCTTCTGCTGGCGCTCACCGGACTAAACATAATCCTTGCATCGATCGACCGCTTCCCGGCGGCGTGGCAATACATACGAAAACCGAAGCGCACTGCTTCTCCCAAGTTCATCGCCGCCCAGATGTTCAGCACTGAGGAGGTTTCCTATGAACCCCCGGCTCGGATAGCTGAAAGAGTACGTGCTATTTGGTGGAAGCAGAGTTGGCAACGCGCTGTAATTATCCAGATGTGGATTCTTCTCGTGCTCGGATTGGCTTCCGGCGTGGAGATAGTTCTGCGGATTGCAAAGCTACCGGGATTCATTTCGGCTTATTATCTGTTTCTCGCTTGGCTTGGTTATCTCGGGCTAGTTGTCTACCTCTGGCTGAAGAAGAAAAAAGGGACCGGGTGGGTTCACATTACCGACGAGAATGGCCGTCTCACCGTGTTCGCACAGCGCAACACGTGGAACCGTCTTGGCGCCTACGTCGTGCATGTTGCCCTGCTCACGATCTTCACCGGCGGCTTTCTCACTAGCCGGTACGGGATGGGCGGTCCGATGGAGATCAAGCCTGGGAAGACTTCTAAGCAGTTCGCGATGAGTGAGATCTCCCTTGATGGCGCGCGCACGACGCCGGCGGTTCTTCCGTTCGAAATCGAATGCACTGATCTGCAGCAGAAGCTAATCAGGCCCGAAGGCGGTCTGGAAGCATCGAACACAATCGACTGGTTGAGCTCAATCCGAATCATCGACCAAGAACGGAACGTGCGGAAGGACATGGTTGTTCACATGAACAATGTCGGTGATTACCGGGGCTATCGTTTCTTCCAAAGCCAATTCCAACCGCTCGGAAATGCCCGGCAGATTACGCTTAGATTTCAACCGGTCGACGGTACTGAAGCTCAGAGCGTCACGATACCTCGAGACGGTTCTGTGGATGTGAAGGGGGTTGGGCGCGTGTCGTACGTTGAGTTTCTTCCGGATTTCGTACTAGGGAGCGACGGTCCGACAACTCGCTCTACTGACTATAACAACCCTGCGGTTCTACTGGCGATAACGATGCCAGACGGAAGTGCTCGACGGGCGTTTGCCTTTTACCATGACGACGCTGCCCAGGTGCTTGCGGCTGCAATGGCGAAACAATTGGGTCAGGCCGAGGCTGACCGAGCTACCATCGTTAGCGGGAACAAGGTGTCGCTGAAAGACTTCGAAAAGGTGTCATCCGCTCACACGTTGACCATTCAGTACGATCCGGGACGCACGCCGGTTTACATTGGATTCACGCTTTTGATTATGGCCTTATGCGGAGTGTTCTTCTTCTCCCATCAGAGGGCGTGGGCGGTGATTGAACCGAACGGCGGCGGTTCGAAGATTTACTTTGGTGGAAACACAAACCGGAACAGGCCTGCATTTGAAGGCCGGTTCAATTCGCTGGTGCAGTCTGTTACGGGAGGATCAAGAGATGAGTAG
- the ccsA gene encoding cytochrome c biogenesis protein CcsA, translating to MSRAIKHEEVMMPELELTVPEKAIGLLPIVLPILGTILLIMVRIQAGRPIGFIYCDALIMLALISYICAAVLLITNIFVKENVLARLGLITVAMGYCFNLTGWMVRWIEAGDKEGWKDGINGVWRYFPLDNLYALTLGFSAGAALTTLVVIRKPKYRALGAMSMPILVVVLALGMMLGSGISTLPPILDSYWRPIHVSIATVAYGVCLVSFGLAFAYLLKDGIRFEGVALWTALYGLLTLVMLGFGSASAFEVFRGQYTVNLFMDKSALPLRTELPMVGPLMSLTLLVLVVAVALFALDHFNKDEKARAWGWKLFNGAVVLQVLVLVLLFWQMKSLDNPAAHIPTREYPAFSVWMSEQSQQSVTPSDAERWVQQNASSLKLSMTSNPVEFGGLIGLTVALFLVTLFSWKREPLLSALPPLKTIDSLLYRTVGVAFPLLSLLLITGAVWANESWGRYWGWDSKEVGALVAWMAYAGFLHTRIAHGWRGRRSAYFALLGFALVIFTWLGVSFIIPGLHSYAGV from the coding sequence ATGAGTAGAGCTATCAAACACGAAGAAGTAATGATGCCTGAGTTGGAGCTGACCGTCCCGGAAAAAGCCATCGGCCTCTTGCCGATCGTCCTTCCCATTCTGGGAACAATACTGTTGATCATGGTGCGCATCCAAGCCGGGCGGCCGATCGGCTTTATCTACTGCGATGCACTAATCATGCTCGCGCTGATCAGCTACATCTGCGCGGCGGTTCTCCTGATAACCAACATCTTCGTCAAAGAGAACGTCCTGGCCCGGTTGGGTTTGATCACGGTCGCAATGGGCTACTGCTTCAACCTGACGGGCTGGATGGTACGTTGGATCGAAGCGGGGGACAAAGAGGGTTGGAAGGATGGAATCAACGGCGTCTGGCGATACTTTCCACTAGATAATCTGTACGCGCTGACTTTGGGGTTTTCCGCCGGCGCGGCGTTGACGACGCTGGTGGTGATCCGCAAGCCCAAGTATCGCGCGCTTGGCGCGATGTCGATGCCGATCCTTGTTGTAGTGCTCGCGCTGGGGATGATGCTCGGCAGCGGCATCAGCACTTTGCCGCCGATCCTGGATAGCTACTGGCGGCCGATTCACGTTTCAATAGCCACGGTGGCATACGGCGTATGCCTTGTCAGCTTCGGTCTGGCGTTCGCGTACTTGCTAAAAGACGGAATCCGTTTTGAGGGCGTCGCGCTCTGGACGGCGCTGTACGGATTACTCACGCTCGTGATGTTAGGATTCGGCTCTGCGAGCGCCTTCGAGGTTTTCCGCGGTCAATACACCGTGAACTTGTTCATGGACAAAAGCGCGCTGCCGCTGCGAACTGAACTGCCGATGGTCGGACCGCTGATGAGCCTGACGTTGTTGGTGCTTGTCGTTGCGGTCGCGCTGTTCGCGCTCGATCATTTCAACAAAGACGAGAAAGCCAGAGCGTGGGGGTGGAAGCTCTTCAACGGCGCGGTAGTTTTGCAAGTCCTGGTGTTGGTGCTTCTGTTCTGGCAGATGAAGAGCCTCGACAATCCGGCTGCGCACATACCAACTCGAGAGTACCCGGCTTTCAGCGTGTGGATGTCCGAGCAGTCGCAGCAAAGCGTGACGCCGTCAGACGCCGAGAGGTGGGTTCAGCAAAACGCATCGAGTTTGAAGCTCAGCATGACTTCGAACCCGGTCGAATTTGGCGGGCTGATCGGCCTCACTGTCGCGCTATTCCTTGTCACACTCTTCTCCTGGAAGCGCGAACCACTGTTGTCGGCACTGCCGCCGCTTAAGACGATCGACTCCTTGCTGTACCGAACGGTCGGAGTAGCGTTCCCGTTGTTGTCGCTGCTGCTGATCACCGGCGCCGTGTGGGCCAATGAGTCCTGGGGCCGGTATTGGGGATGGGACTCGAAGGAAGTCGGCGCGCTGGTGGCGTGGATGGCTTACGCGGGCTTCCTGCACACGCGCATTGCCCACGGCTGGCGTGGCCGAAGAAGCGCTTACTTCGCGCTGCTAGGATTCGCGCTGGTGATATTCACCTGGCTCGGGGTGAGCTTCATAATTCCAGGTCTCCACTCCTACGCCGGGGTCTAG
- a CDS encoding CopG family antitoxin — protein MNESDDQQLTSISKAKTLEEIGEFWDTHSLGDYWDQTHEVEFEVRAQRRRRVTLDPKVFAHLEAQARVRGVLPETLVNLWLAERLQEEVSGDRTT, from the coding sequence ATGAACGAAAGTGATGATCAACAACTCACAAGCATATCGAAGGCAAAGACGTTAGAGGAAATCGGTGAGTTCTGGGATACGCATAGTCTCGGCGACTATTGGGATCAAACCCACGAGGTTGAATTCGAGGTAAGGGCGCAACGGAGGCGGCGCGTGACACTCGATCCCAAAGTCTTTGCTCACCTCGAGGCTCAGGCCCGAGTCCGTGGAGTCTTGCCTGAAACATTGGTCAACCTGTGGTTGGCTGAACGGCTACAGGAAGAAGTTAGTGGAGACAGAACAACGTAG
- a CDS encoding BrnT family toxin: MFFNEPQYRFVESRHRPGEDVYSANGQTDAGRYVIVFFIHKSGNMALILSARDMDSKERKRYERK; this comes from the coding sequence GTGTTCTTCAATGAGCCACAATATCGTTTTGTTGAGTCACGGCATCGACCAGGCGAAGATGTCTACTCAGCCAACGGGCAGACCGATGCAGGCCGTTACGTGATTGTGTTCTTCATTCACAAATCAGGCAACATGGCCCTGATCTTAAGCGCGCGAGACATGGATAGTAAGGAGCGAAAACGTTATGAACGAAAGTGA
- a CDS encoding SGNH/GDSL hydrolase family protein — protein MVLVIVFLFATPPRSSSLGGRLPADTLRILFVGNSLTYFNDLPSIVEALAEANDQRLAYKMIAFADFSLEDHWNKGDAGKAIKNGKWNYVVLQQGPSASKEGRAVLREYARRFAEEIRRTGARPALYMVWPSSSREQDFAGVSQSYSQAAEDIDGLVLPVGEAWLSAWRINPKIELYSKDGLHPTVTGSYLAALVIYGQLSGRPLGGLPSKLSLRSKAKIEIPVEQAEQLQRAASEANGKFARR, from the coding sequence ATGGTTTTGGTTATTGTCTTTTTGTTTGCCACACCTCCTCGCAGTAGCAGTCTCGGCGGTCGGCTCCCAGCCGATACGCTCCGAATCTTATTCGTAGGCAACAGCCTGACCTACTTCAACGATCTTCCCTCCATTGTCGAGGCATTGGCCGAAGCGAATGACCAGCGCCTCGCCTACAAGATGATCGCGTTTGCAGACTTCAGCCTCGAGGATCATTGGAACAAAGGAGACGCGGGCAAAGCGATAAAGAACGGAAAATGGAACTACGTGGTGCTGCAGCAAGGGCCCTCAGCTTCTAAGGAAGGTCGCGCCGTGCTTCGCGAGTACGCTCGTCGATTTGCTGAAGAAATTCGGCGCACTGGCGCAAGGCCGGCATTGTATATGGTCTGGCCTTCGTCGAGCCGAGAGCAGGATTTCGCGGGCGTCAGTCAATCCTACAGCCAGGCCGCCGAAGATATTGACGGGCTGGTTTTGCCGGTGGGCGAAGCCTGGTTGAGTGCCTGGAGAATCAATCCCAAAATCGAGCTGTACTCAAAAGACGGACTTCATCCGACTGTGACGGGTTCGTACCTGGCCGCCCTGGTCATCTATGGGCAACTCTCCGGGCGACCGTTAGGGGGCCTGCCATCGAAGTTGTCACTGCGCTCGAAAGCAAAGATTGAGATACCGGTTGAACAAGCGGAACAGTTGCAGCGAGCAGCCAGTGAGGCAAACGGGAAGTTCGCAAGACGGTAA
- a CDS encoding mechanosensitive ion channel family protein, which produces MIQFDNIKTFVSSHALQWLAALLIFLIGVLASKLSKRWMTPILNRSRVRDDVLLKNFFVRSISLAILIAATLIALEKVEVPVTSLIAGLGITGLILGFGLRDTLSNFAAGLLLLIYRPFRAGELIEVEGAHGVVEELTIVNMQMTTTDGVRVIMPNSKVWGSKIVNYSLSQRRRLELTLKVRQDDVEIAIAAINAALADDPRILSEPAPSVRITSIADNTTTLIIWAWTRPEEFSSVTADEYLRLLNRFRQAELQIL; this is translated from the coding sequence ATGATCCAGTTCGATAACATTAAGACGTTTGTATCAAGTCACGCTCTGCAATGGCTCGCCGCCTTGCTCATTTTTCTAATCGGAGTGCTCGCTTCGAAGCTCAGCAAACGGTGGATGACGCCGATTCTCAATCGCAGTCGCGTACGCGATGACGTGTTACTCAAGAACTTCTTCGTCCGCTCGATATCTCTGGCGATCCTGATCGCCGCAACGCTCATCGCGCTCGAAAAGGTGGAGGTGCCGGTAACCTCGCTTATCGCCGGCCTCGGTATCACCGGTTTGATACTGGGCTTCGGGCTGCGAGACACGCTATCGAACTTTGCAGCCGGCCTGTTGTTGTTGATCTACCGGCCTTTTCGGGCAGGGGAGTTGATCGAAGTCGAAGGCGCGCACGGCGTGGTCGAAGAATTGACAATCGTGAACATGCAGATGACGACGACTGACGGAGTCCGGGTTATCATGCCGAACTCAAAGGTGTGGGGTTCGAAGATTGTGAACTATTCGTTGAGCCAACGCCGGCGTTTGGAGCTGACGCTGAAAGTACGACAGGACGACGTAGAGATTGCGATCGCCGCAATCAATGCGGCTTTGGCCGATGACCCGAGGATATTGAGCGAGCCTGCGCCGTCGGTCCGGATCACTTCGATAGCAGACAACACGACAACGTTGATCATCTGGGCGTGGACAAGGCCCGAAGAGTTTTCGAGTGTGACGGCGGACGAGTATCTTCGACTGTTGAACCGTTTCAGACAAGCTGAACTGCAAATCCTTTGA